In Bacillus toyonensis BCT-7112, a single window of DNA contains:
- a CDS encoding prolyl oligopeptidase family serine peptidase: MSTKRRIGNRLLLVSAICTIAIPSVSYAEEVISPENFVNDSSLYEGRNTDVLKSSLYPCTYKNPFNHQFISTLKETNNNIKKIDNPESENPVIATTLSFIRYMDTEDYKSAIDLTSRSLQKVISEEWLKSYWKELPAQLQAGSFKEIGEVTQKETNSVHTNVEIKLVFEQFTVPLLIKLDPSGKIDDFQLSMSFSPVAERPSYSKPESFVDKEVVVGSGAFPLSGTLSVPKGKGPFPAVILVQGSGATDQDETAFALKPFRDLAEGLASKGIAVLRYNKRTYEHGLKTQSSPFYTVDKETTDDALLVTHFLKNESLIDKNQIYILGHSQGGMMLPKMIEKDQNQNIAGAIVMGGPARTIQDVVLDQFEYLFSIGAMKPDEYKFYKSQFELLNDPNFSSQNPPKGFYLGSAVFWDSIRKVKAAEMSKEQKTPLLIIQGERDYQVQSKIEIPLWKEQLKERDNVDYRLYPKLNHFFTEGDGELSKPDEYYSPANIPEYVINDIATWVQGRSK, translated from the coding sequence ATGAGCACGAAAAGAAGGATAGGGAATAGGTTATTACTTGTTAGTGCAATTTGTACAATAGCTATTCCTTCAGTTTCATATGCGGAGGAAGTAATTTCACCTGAAAATTTTGTGAATGATTCAAGTTTGTATGAGGGACGGAATACGGATGTATTAAAATCAAGCTTATATCCTTGTACATATAAAAATCCGTTCAATCACCAATTTATTTCGACATTAAAGGAAACAAACAACAATATAAAAAAAATAGACAATCCTGAAAGTGAAAATCCTGTTATAGCTACTACCCTTTCATTTATCCGTTATATGGATACAGAAGACTATAAATCTGCAATTGATTTAACTTCTCGATCATTACAGAAAGTAATATCCGAAGAATGGCTGAAGAGTTATTGGAAGGAACTCCCTGCGCAATTACAAGCAGGTTCTTTTAAGGAGATTGGAGAGGTAACACAAAAAGAGACAAATTCTGTTCATACAAATGTAGAGATTAAATTAGTTTTTGAACAATTTACAGTACCTTTATTAATTAAGCTAGATCCATCTGGAAAAATAGATGATTTTCAACTTAGTATGTCGTTTAGTCCAGTTGCAGAGCGTCCGTCATATAGTAAGCCTGAATCCTTTGTTGATAAAGAAGTAGTGGTTGGAAGTGGTGCGTTTCCATTATCAGGAACATTGTCTGTTCCGAAGGGGAAGGGTCCTTTCCCAGCGGTTATTCTTGTTCAAGGATCTGGAGCAACCGATCAGGATGAAACAGCGTTTGCTTTAAAACCATTTCGTGATTTAGCTGAAGGTCTTGCCTCGAAAGGAATTGCTGTCCTTCGCTATAATAAACGAACTTATGAACATGGATTGAAAACACAATCCAGTCCTTTTTATACAGTGGACAAAGAGACAACAGATGATGCTCTTCTTGTGACTCATTTTCTTAAAAATGAATCTCTGATAGATAAGAATCAAATTTATATTCTTGGTCATAGTCAAGGTGGAATGATGCTTCCGAAAATGATTGAAAAAGACCAAAATCAAAATATTGCTGGGGCGATTGTGATGGGAGGACCAGCCCGTACGATTCAAGATGTTGTTTTAGATCAATTTGAGTATCTTTTTTCTATTGGAGCAATGAAACCGGATGAATATAAATTTTACAAATCGCAATTTGAATTATTAAATGATCCCAACTTCTCTAGTCAGAATCCTCCAAAAGGTTTTTATTTAGGATCAGCAGTATTTTGGGATTCTATTCGTAAAGTTAAAGCAGCAGAAATGTCAAAAGAACAAAAGACACCGCTTCTAATTATTCAAGGAGAAAGAGACTATCAAGTTCAATCAAAAATCGAAATTCCTCTATGGAAAGAGCAATTAAAAGAACGAGATAACGTTGATTATCGACTATATCCAAAGTTAAATCACTTCTTTACAGAAGGAGATGGAGAATTAAGTAAACCGGATGAATATTATAGTCCTGCTAATATCCCTGAGTATGTAATAAATGATATTGCTACTTGGGTGCAAGGAAGATCGAAATAA
- a CDS encoding response regulator yields MFDMVKYWFWYDWIMLGIRLLVSVSTILATLNFQDGLTLPLWIIILWEIIAFSIPWVALLFNYKYYLFTEILLYGGLCIYLTSLFPEAYNIFLISVFLIAANSKHLSYYWTAPTTVFVITGIFYAVAPSNSYWIMVTYYGFAYVMGFAFHLLIINHKQNEVIRKQNAVLEQYMSQIERITLAEERNRLSSELHDTVGHAYTSIIMGMETLRTDLATEMGVQRLDSLLEMGRKSIEDVRGYLHQMDPQCQSPSLIQSLQNLGAEFQEHAQVDVSFRTFGDEYQLSRQAKIAFIRCLQESLTNAVRHGQGTEIIVSLQFEQQYTRLEVQDNGKGNVEWQEGFGMNTMKERAMNLQGQLSVYTKPEEGMLVTCTIPRQTEIKDGLIRLLIVDDQPFVRESLSTLLDRYEDINVVGLAEDGDQAIDLCGRLQPHVVLMDLDMQQMDGVEATKKIKQQWPHIRVLIFTTFQDTKQALDSLRNGADGFLLKSIETLELANTIRLIHGGGTLIDQGMSHKIFEQFDEQNETPQSKATAYELTAREIEILQLVAKGLRYNTIASRLYLSNGTVRNYASSAYTKLGVRNKEEAVQKALEIGIIE; encoded by the coding sequence TTGTTTGATATGGTTAAATATTGGTTTTGGTATGATTGGATTATGTTAGGAATCCGTCTACTTGTTAGTGTGTCTACCATCCTAGCAACATTAAATTTTCAGGATGGTTTAACATTACCACTTTGGATTATTATTCTTTGGGAAATTATTGCCTTCTCTATTCCATGGGTGGCCTTGCTGTTCAATTACAAATATTACTTATTCACAGAAATATTGCTATATGGTGGACTATGTATATATTTAACCTCTTTATTTCCAGAAGCTTACAATATTTTTCTTATATCGGTGTTTCTTATCGCAGCAAATAGTAAGCATTTGTCCTATTATTGGACAGCTCCAACAACAGTTTTTGTAATAACCGGGATTTTCTATGCAGTTGCGCCAAGTAATAGCTATTGGATTATGGTCACCTACTACGGATTCGCTTATGTAATGGGATTCGCTTTCCATTTATTAATCATCAATCATAAACAAAATGAAGTAATTCGTAAACAAAACGCGGTACTTGAGCAATATATGTCTCAGATCGAACGCATCACACTGGCCGAGGAACGAAACAGGCTCTCTAGTGAGCTGCATGATACAGTAGGTCACGCCTATACTTCCATTATTATGGGGATGGAAACGTTGCGAACCGATCTTGCTACCGAAATGGGTGTACAGAGGCTAGATTCCCTGCTTGAAATGGGACGTAAAAGCATCGAGGACGTGAGAGGTTACCTACATCAAATGGATCCTCAGTGTCAATCGCCTTCCTTGATTCAATCTCTACAAAATCTTGGAGCTGAATTTCAGGAGCACGCTCAGGTGGATGTAAGCTTCCGAACATTCGGAGATGAATATCAACTGTCTCGACAAGCGAAGATAGCATTCATTCGTTGTTTACAAGAGTCCCTTACGAATGCGGTACGTCATGGTCAAGGGACTGAAATAATAGTTTCATTGCAGTTTGAACAACAATATACGAGATTAGAAGTGCAAGATAATGGAAAGGGAAATGTAGAATGGCAGGAAGGCTTCGGTATGAATACGATGAAAGAGCGGGCAATGAATTTGCAAGGTCAATTGTCTGTATATACAAAGCCAGAGGAAGGAATGCTTGTTACATGTACCATACCGCGACAAACTGAAATAAAAGATGGACTTATTCGTTTGTTAATTGTCGACGATCAGCCATTTGTTCGGGAAAGTTTGAGTACACTACTCGACAGGTATGAAGATATAAATGTAGTCGGTTTGGCTGAAGATGGCGATCAAGCCATCGACTTGTGTGGGCGCCTTCAACCTCACGTTGTACTCATGGATTTAGATATGCAGCAAATGGATGGAGTCGAAGCGACAAAAAAAATTAAGCAACAATGGCCACATATCCGCGTATTGATTTTTACAACGTTTCAGGATACGAAACAGGCGTTAGACTCGCTTCGTAACGGTGCGGATGGTTTTTTACTTAAATCCATTGAAACGTTAGAGCTAGCTAATACGATCCGACTTATTCATGGCGGTGGGACGCTGATTGATCAGGGTATGTCTCACAAAATATTTGAGCAGTTTGATGAGCAAAACGAGACACCACAATCAAAAGCAACTGCTTATGAACTAACAGCCAGAGAGATAGAAATATTGCAACTAGTAGCAAAAGGACTTCGATACAATACGATAGCTTCAAGGCTATATTTATCGAATGGTACGGTCAGAAACTATGCTTCCTCGGCTTACACAAAGTTAGGAGTACGTAACAAGGAAGAAGCTGTCCAGAAGGCTCTAGAAATTGGAATTATCGAATGA